The following coding sequences are from one Vicugna pacos chromosome 11, VicPac4, whole genome shotgun sequence window:
- the LOC102525697 gene encoding olfactory receptor 13G1-like — protein MNETLVTEFLIQGLSETPGLRTLFFPAFLLLYTAALLGSLLIVVLINSSPALHTPMYFFLFNLAVVDILCTSTILPKLPAGMVASKTISYRGCMAQLFFFTWSMGAELLLFSAMAYDRYMAICRPLHYGALMGPRACALLVAAVWVVSLTNTSVNTGLTLSLPFCHSNVVEHFCEIPPLLKLSCAPTGLNEAMAFTADVVLAVGNFSVILLSYSCIIACILRIRSAAGRRRAFSTCSAHPLVVSTYYSTIIHTYIRPTSSYSLDKDKLVSVTYTFVAPSLNPLIYSLRNTEVKAALRRLLSCR, from the coding sequence ATGAACGAGACTCTGGTCACTGAGTTCCTCATTCAGGGGCTCTCAGAAACACCTGGGCTGCGAACGCTGTTCTTCCCCGCCTTCCTTCTCCTGTACACAGCGGCCCTCTTGGGAAGCCTGCTCATCGTGGTGCTCATCaactccagcccagccctgcacacacccatgtacttcttcctgttCAACCTGGCCGTGGTGGACATTCTCTGCACCTCCACGATCCTACCTAAGCTGCCGGCCGGCATGGTGGCCAGCAAGACCATCTCCTACAGGGGCTGCATGGCCCAACTCTTCTTCTTCACGTGGTCCATGGGGGCCGAGCTGCTGCTCTTCTCcgccatggcctatgaccgctacaTGGCCATCTGCCGGCCCCTGCACTACGGTGCCCTGATGGGCCCCCGGGCGTGTGCGCTCCTGGTGGCGGCAGTGTGGGTGGTCAGCCTGACCAACACCAGTGTGAACACGGGCCTCACCCTGAGCCTGCCCTTCTGCCACTCCAACGTGGTCGAGCACTTCTGCGAGATCCCACCTCTGCTGAAGCTCTCCTGCGCCCCCACCGGCCTGAACGAGGCCATGGCCTTCACAGCAGATGTGGTCCTGGCCGTAGGGAACTTCTCCGTGATCCTGCTCTCCTACAGCTGCATCATCGCCTGCATCCTGCGCATCCGCTCGGCCGCGGGCAGGCGGCgggccttctccacctgctccgCCCACCCCCTGGTTGTCTCCACATACTACTCCACCATCATCCACACCTACATCCGCCCCACGTCCAGCTACTCGCTGGACAAGGACAAGCTGGTGTCGGTGACCTACACGTTTGTGGCGCCATCCTTGAACCCCCTCATCTACTCGCTGAGAAACACAGAGGTCAAAGCTGCGCTCAGGAGGCTGCTCTCCTGCCGCTGA